ACGCCCCGGCCTCGAGCAGCACCCGGGCGCACTCGCTCATGGTGGCCCCGGTGGTGAGCACGTCGTCCACGAGCAGCACCCGACCCCCGACCCGGCCGCGAGACTCGAACGCACCCCGGACGTTCTCCCGCCGACCGGCGGCCGTGAGCTCGACCTGGTCCCGCGTCCTCCGCACGGCCTTTAGTTTATCCGAAAAGGGAACCCCGATCCTCCCGGCGAGCGCCCGGGCAAGCAGCGCCGCCTGGTTGTAGCCCCGGCGGCGTTGCCGGGAGGGATGCAGCGGCACGGGCACCACGAGATCGAACCTCCCCTCCGACAGTACGCTCGCCATGAGCGGAGCGCAGAGCGCCCTCGCAAGCCGGGTGTATCCCTGGTACTTGAGGGCGTGCACGACCTCCCTGCCGACCCCCTCGTACCGGAGCGGGGCCCTGAAACCCTCGAAGTGCAGCTCGACCCCCCGGCACCCGGAGCAGGCCGGGGTGTCGGCGGGTGCGGGCAGCCCGCAGCGGGAGCAGAGCGGAGGCTCTATGAGCGGCAGGCTCCCCGCGCAGCTCCGGCAGAGCACGTCGCTGGCCCGTGAGCCGCACCCCGCGCAGCGCTGCGGGTAGAGGAGATCCAGGAGCGCCGCGAGGTACGGGCTCCCCAAGACGAGGGCTCCTAGAAGCTCACGCTCCGGGGCTGGAGCACCACGCCGGGGTTTATCCGGACGCCCTGGTCCAGTACGTTCCCCTCCCCGACCACGCACCGGGCCCCGAGCACCGAGAGGCCACGCACGATCGCGTTCTCGCCTATCCTGGCGCCGGGCCCCACTATGGAGCCGCGCACAACCGCCCCGGCCTCCACCACGGCGCCGTCGAGCAGGATGCTCCCTTCGACCACGGCGCCCTCGCCGACCCGGCAGCCACGTCCCAGCGAGGACCGCCCCCCCACCGTGGCCCCGGTGGCGATCTCACACCCCTCGGCGATCGAGACCGGAGGGAGGATCCTGACGTTCTTCCCTATCGCGGTGGAGCCGTGAACGTCCATGTAGTCGAAGTTCTCCCCGGCCCCCACAGCACCCGAGAGCACGTCGTGGGAGGCGGCCAGGTAGCTACGCGGGGTCCCTATGTCCTTCCAGTAGGAGCTCGAGACGTGGGCGTAGAGCTGCCCCCGCTCCTGCAGCCGCGGGAAGATCTCCCGCTCTATCGAGACCTCCCGGCCGGAGGGGATCATCTCCAGCACCTCGGGTTCGAGGACGTACACACCGGCGTTTATGAGGTTCGTGGTGACCTCGTCTGGAGAGGGCTTCTCGATGAACCGCCGGACCATCATGTCGTGGTCCACCTCCACGAGCCCGTAGGCCGTGGGATCCTCGACGCTGGTGAGGGTGATGGTGGCCAGCGCCCCGGTGGACCGGTGCAGCTCGACGGCCTTGCGGAGGTCCATCCCGGTGAGTACGTCCCCGTTGAGGACCACGACGGGACCGCCCTCGAGATACCGGGCGGCGTTCTTTATGCCCCCCGCGGTACCCAGGGGTCGCTCCTCGACCGCGTACTCCACCGAGAAACCGTCCAGGTCGTCCCGCTCGTCTATGTAGCGCTGGATCGGGTCCGGCAGGTACCCGAGCGAGAGCACCACCCCCTCTACCCCGCCGCCCCGCAGGAAGTCCAGCGTGTAGCCCATGAAGGGCTTGTTGCGCAGCGGAACGAGGGCCTTCGGTATGTCGTAGGTTATGGGCCTGAGCCGCGTGCCCAGGCCGCCGACCAGTACTACGGCCTGCATAGCGCCGTTACCCTACAACAGCCCCGATCCGGAGGCAAGCGCCGCCAGCGGCCCGACGCCGAGGAAGAAGAGCGTGGTGAGGACCGCCATGGCGTAGACGGTGAAGGCCACGCCACCATCCCCCTTGCCCGGTCCCCCCTCGGAGACCGGCTCCTCCTGGAACATGTTGCGGATGATCCCGAAGTAGTACGGCACGGAGAGCACGCTGTTCACGACCAGCGACGCCACCGCCGCGTAAACCAGCACCGAGCCCGAACCCACACCGGCGTAGATCACCCACGCCTTGCCGAAGAAACCGGAGAGGGGCGGGATGCCCACGAGAGCCGCCATGAAGACGGCCATGGCCACCGCCAGCGCCGGGCGGGTGGCGAAGAGCCCGTTGAAGCTCTTGGCCTCCTCCCCCACCAGGTCTATGGTGAGGAAGGCCCCCAGGTTCATCACCGCGTAGGCCGCGCTGTAGATCATGACAGCCTGCACCCCGGCGGGAACCGCCTCCCCCTGCAGCGCGGCGAAGGCGGCGAGGATGTAGCCGGAGTGCGCCACCGAGCTGTAGGCCAGCATCCGCCGCACGTTGCTCTGCCGCAGCGCGAGCAGGTTCCCGACGAACATCGTCACGATCGCGATGACCGCCATGAGCGCCGTCCAGGTCGGAGCGGCCTGCGGCATCCCGTCGAGCAGGATGCGCAGCAGGACGGCGAAGATGGCCGCCTTCGGGGCCACCGAGAGAAAGGCCGCCGCGCTGGTCGGGGCGCCCTGGTAGGCGTCGGGGGTCCAGAAGTGGAAGGGTGCGGCGGAGACCTTGAAGGCGAAGCCGCTCAGCATCAGCACCAGCCCCACGATCGCCACCGGGCTCAGGCTCTCCCCGAAAGCCTCCGCCACCCGCGAGAGGTTCGCCGAACCGGAGACCCCGTAGATCAGGACGATCCCGTAGAGCAGGAAGGAGGAGGCGATGACCCCCGTGATCAGGTACTTCATCCCCCCCTCGGCGCTCTCCCGGCGCCGCCGGTCGAAGGCGACCATCGCGTAAGAAGGGATGGTCGCCAGCTCGACCGCCAGAAAGACCCCGAAGAGGTCGCGCATGGAGACCAGCAACATCCCGCCGAGCGCGACCGCGATCACGAGCGTCATGTACTCCGGGGCGTCCCCCGTCCTCCCCGCCCACCGCGAAGCCGCTATCACGGTGAAGAAGGCGGTCGCGGTTATGATGAGCTTGAAGTAGAGCGCGAAGCCGTCGACCGCGTACCCGCCGCCGAAGAAGGTCCCGGAGAAGCCGGCCGCGAGCATCCCGGCCGCCGCCGCGAAGGCCGCCAGCGTCCCCAGCGCCGCGAGCCCGCTCACCAGCGCCTCGTTGCGGGGTCCGGCGAAGACCCCGCCAAGGAGCACCACCAGCAGAGAGCCGGTCGCGACCAGCTCAGGCAAGATCCCCAGGAAATCCTCTCCGGTCACAGGCACCCTAGCTACCTCCTATCGCGGCCAGCACGGCCTCCACCGCCGGGCGCTGGACGCTGATGAGCAGCGCCGGGAAGAAGCCGAGCACCAGCAACAGCGCCGCCAGCGGGACCACCGCGGCCATCTCCACCGCTCCGGCGTCACCGACCCTCTCGTACGCCGGCTCCCGGAGAGGACCGAAGATGACCCGCGCCAGCATGTACAGCATGTACATCGCCGAGAGGATGATCCCGAGCGCGGCCAGAACCCCCTGCACCGGGTAGGCCGTGTACCCGCCCATGATGCT
The Rubrobacter xylanophilus genome window above contains:
- a CDS encoding ComF family protein, with product MGSPYLAALLDLLYPQRCAGCGSRASDVLCRSCAGSLPLIEPPLCSRCGLPAPADTPACSGCRGVELHFEGFRAPLRYEGVGREVVHALKYQGYTRLARALCAPLMASVLSEGRFDLVVPVPLHPSRQRRRGYNQAALLARALAGRIGVPFSDKLKAVRRTRDQVELTAAGRRENVRGAFESRGRVGGRVLLVDDVLTTGATMSECARVLLEAGASAVYAVGLCRAR
- a CDS encoding NADH-quinone oxidoreductase subunit N, with translation MPELVATGSLLVVLLGGVFAGPRNEALVSGLAALGTLAAFAAAAGMLAAGFSGTFFGGGYAVDGFALYFKLIITATAFFTVIAASRWAGRTGDAPEYMTLVIAVALGGMLLVSMRDLFGVFLAVELATIPSYAMVAFDRRRRESAEGGMKYLITGVIASSFLLYGIVLIYGVSGSANLSRVAEAFGESLSPVAIVGLVLMLSGFAFKVSAAPFHFWTPDAYQGAPTSAAAFLSVAPKAAIFAVLLRILLDGMPQAAPTWTALMAVIAIVTMFVGNLLALRQSNVRRMLAYSSVAHSGYILAAFAALQGEAVPAGVQAVMIYSAAYAVMNLGAFLTIDLVGEEAKSFNGLFATRPALAVAMAVFMAALVGIPPLSGFFGKAWVIYAGVGSGSVLVYAAVASLVVNSVLSVPYYFGIIRNMFQEEPVSEGGPGKGDGGVAFTVYAMAVLTTLFFLGVGPLAALASGSGLL
- a CDS encoding sugar phosphate nucleotidyltransferase; this translates as MQAVVLVGGLGTRLRPITYDIPKALVPLRNKPFMGYTLDFLRGGGVEGVVLSLGYLPDPIQRYIDERDDLDGFSVEYAVEERPLGTAGGIKNAARYLEGGPVVVLNGDVLTGMDLRKAVELHRSTGALATITLTSVEDPTAYGLVEVDHDMMVRRFIEKPSPDEVTTNLINAGVYVLEPEVLEMIPSGREVSIEREIFPRLQERGQLYAHVSSSYWKDIGTPRSYLAASHDVLSGAVGAGENFDYMDVHGSTAIGKNVRILPPVSIAEGCEIATGATVGGRSSLGRGCRVGEGAVVEGSILLDGAVVEAGAVVRGSIVGPGARIGENAIVRGLSVLGARCVVGEGNVLDQGVRINPGVVLQPRSVSF